One stretch of Mus pahari chromosome 5, PAHARI_EIJ_v1.1, whole genome shotgun sequence DNA includes these proteins:
- the G0s2 gene encoding G0/G1 switch protein 2: protein MESVQELIPLAKEMMAQKPRGKLVKLYVLGSVLALFGVVLGLVETVCSPFTAPSRLRDQEAAVAELREACEQQSLHKQALLSGGKAQEATLCSRALSLRQHAS, encoded by the coding sequence ATGGAAAGTGTGCAGGAGCTGATCCCTCTGGCCAAGGAGATGATGGCGCAGAAGCCCCGAGGGAAGCTAGTGAAGCTGTACGTGCTGGGCAGTGTGCTGGCGCTCTTCGGTGTGGTGCTCGGTCTAGTTGAGACGGTGTGCAGCCCTTTCACAGCCCCCAGCCGTCTGCGCGACCAGGAAGCTGCAGTGGCGGAGCTGCGTGAAGCTTGTGAGCAGCAGTCCCTCCACAAGCAGGCCCTGCTGTCAGGAGGCAAGGCACAGGAGGCTACCCTGTGCAGCCGGGCCCTGTCCCTCCGGCAGCACGCCTCTTAA